Genomic segment of Apium graveolens cultivar Ventura chromosome 7, ASM990537v1, whole genome shotgun sequence:
TGAATATTTGGCACAATAGTTGTGTCAGATGATATTTCTTGACATATAAgttataaaaaattaatttcaaatatccaattatacggatgttaaaatataattatatatttaatatgttaaattttatttttaaaatattaatgttTATAAGAGTAACTTAATTATAATATGCAACTATTTTACATAGTTTTGTTAATATTTGGCACAATAGTTTTGTCAGATGATATTTCTTGACATATAagttataaattattaatttcaaatatccaattatacggatgttaaaatatgaTTATTCTAATCATGGAAAGCGTATTTGTTATTAATAATGGAAAGCGTATTTgttatttttctttaaaattagaaaatttatccaaaacaataataaataatAGTTTCAAGGCTTTTTATATTTCATTTAATATgtgaaattttaatttcaaaattttaatgTTCACAATAGTAACTTAATTAAAAAATGTAACTATTTTACATAATCTTGTGAATATTTGGCACAATAGTTGAGTCAGGTGATATTTCTTGACATGTAAGttataaaatacaatttttgacgatccaactttacggatgttaaaatataatGATTATAATCATATCAAAAAATTATGATAATAATACATATTAAAGACACCGCtcttaaaatatataaataatattaaaaatttattaatatatgttagtattaaattattaatattaataactatttaataatttaaatattttttcatttttttcctACAGCATCGTTTCATTGTACCTTCCGCAATGAAATAATGAAGCAGTGATTTAATTTCTTAAataacaaaaaatcatattttaatgaattaatttgTTTCCGATAATAACGGAGTTAAAAagtatataattatttttttataggtaacgaaaattcgataaaatttcatttttttagtttttcacattttcaaattttagcattatatttgtttattaaaatttaaaattgataaaataaattggacaagtacaagaaaaataaaatattaaacaattaatttcattcaaatataaatggagtatattcaaatatttttttaaacaaaatacATAATAACTTAAATATTTTATTCCGACGAGAATGATCAAGCTTTAATGGTATTGAAAAATCCATAATTCTCTCATTAGTTTCCTTTCGGAAAAATCCATCACCcatttcaatatatatatatatatatgtaggcAATACATAATAAAATTATGCGGAGATACAAAAAACAAtagaaaaatataattttcagagCACTTACAATATTTTCGGAGCAAAAAAATAGTACAAATTGTAATTGCTGTATCTCATATTGTACACGTCATTATTAACAAGTGTCTTATACATAAATACGCGAATTTATGATCATCTCCCATATCAACAGGTATAAGAAATTCGTATCCCGTCTAGAACATGTAACACAAGATGTGTTGCACTTTTTATCAAGATAATTCTACAGTAAAACCTCTGTAAATTAAtactcgattaattaataatctctctaaattaataattttgtccggtcccgacttgggccagttcaaaaaatgatcaatttcgataagataataagataataatttttttgaaaactCTGTATAAAAATATGATCCCAATaaaactataaattaataattcccttatattcataaaaatatagctattacatctttgtaaaatatgattcaattgtagtttgctttttcatataatttaaatcaacatgaAACTCATCCCTAATCTTCCTTATTGCATCGAAAAACTCGGGTGTGGTGCTTTCATGTTGCATCAAAAAGTTATTAAGCATTTTTGATGCCTTGAGTGCTTTGCATACTTTCCAATAATTCATAAAGGAATTTTTTCAGAGCCATCTTCATTGCAACATATAACAACCGTGAGCCTTTCTTTGTCTTGTTTTCTTCCTTCAAGTTGTTTCGTAGCAAGAGAGTGATCAGCTTGTAACCTGTAAAACAAACCAGTTTCGTCCATGTTAAAAACATCTTTCATAGGGAACTGGTTTATTTTTTCCCTTATGGACTCCAGTTTCTTCTCCATGTCCTGTACATCAACAGAACCACTTTCTCCAAAGCGACGAAATGACTTAATACCATGTCTTAACTTGAATTTCTCAAGCCAACCTTGAGAAAAAGTGTGCTCCTGATCTTGTTGAGggtataaaattttcatgatcTCTTTTGCCTTCTCTAAAATTAGCTCTCCTGTCATATTAACACGATCTTGGTACTGGAGAAACCATTCATAGAGAACCTTCTCCATATCTGAATATTTTGCTGGTTTATGTCGCTTAATATCTTTTCTTTTCTCCAAGTAATTAGCTGCAAGATAGTCTGCTGACCTTTTCAGTGTATTTGATATTGTACCTTGACTAACTTTTAGATGAAACTTATTCTCGAGCCACAACTGGAGATCTTTTTGAGTGCATGATGAATTTTCTCTTTTATATTCACATAATGCTTTTCTTGCTTCATCCGTCATTGTTGATTTTGTGACACCTTTTAGATGAGAAGCCATTGTTTTGTTTGTATAATTTTTCCCCCAATCTAGTATATacagtatatataatatattttatgactacacatacattgaatactttctatgtaaaatacaatgaattaaattaatttatgTACTTTGAATTTTTCTAATATACATTGAATATTTTctatgtaaaatacaatgaatttaacttatacactacatggactttgaatctaatatattgtacattacattgactttctaaattcatatacattgaattaattgaattaaatataaaatataaattgtacaattcattttatttaaatttatgtgaataaaaatttaatcaaaagttaattttgtttgctaccgaaaattctctataaattaataattattaatttatcgattaattaatacctctctaaattaatagaattctctggtcccaactatattaatttatagagGTTTTACTGTACATACACAAACCTCGGCATGCATATGGAATTGTACAATTAGTTAAACAAGTCCGTGGACTAAACCAAATAACTAGTCTTTTATGTCATCTCATACCTGCTAAACATAGAATGTGTAAGCTGAATTTGACCAACCTGATCAAAGGCAAAGATTCAACTTTTTGCTTCGCCGTCACCAAGTATAACGGCCAATTTAAAATTATTCCAAGAATGTTTGTGCACCGGACATAGAATTCAAAAACTAAAAGATACCCAAACTATCGGACATCATGCAAATTGGAGGAATAATACGGTAAAACCAGAAGAAAGGAATAATAGCAAACCAAGTGTTATTTCACAACTAGGGGgaaaacaaaacaagatcacagcTTGTCTGCATAGAATATAGtataacaaaaaaaaaaaaactagTGTTCAAGAAGCACCTATAATAATAACACAAATGTCATAAAACGGAATCAAAGTATAGAGTATCCCACAACTTGCAAAAAAGACTCATTTAGTGACATAGCACCCCGAATGAGAAACACTAAACTACCAGAGCCGCCAAAGCAGACTCTTAGATGTCAAGATTAGATTTCAGTGAAACACCTCAAAAACAATCTCCTTCTGAAACTACCTAATAAACTACAAGTTAGTATAACCAACAAATAATATTATTTCAAAGCTTGGATAGCATTATGGATGACAAAGGCCTGGGTCAATTTAAGTTTTGTAAAAAACAAAACTGAATGCGAACATAAAACAAACCCATAAATCCAAAGCCAAAATCGAAATATCAGGTTTCAGTTGGGTTTGAGTTTCTCTAAAACCCTATATATATGCTGAAACCCAAATCCGAGTTATATAGGTCAGAAACCCAAAATCAAAccaatcaaatttttaatatacatatatatatagggaGATGATTAAATAGAAACaacttttaaaataaaaattggaaactaATCTAAGCGACTAGATCAATCTAATTTAATGGTCCATACATATATATGTAactttaaatatatattatatttacaattttataacatattttattatatactCCGGGGTTTTGCGTCAGTCTGATTTATTTAGAAACCAAATCCAAACCAGACCCTTTCAAGTTATGGAACCAACCCATACAATCAGGTTAAAACGAATCAATTATCCTTCTGCTCGGTTAAATTTACACATAGCATGTCAACCTCCAATTGGATCTCAATAACAGTATGTACGTCTGTGGCTGCCACAGGGTGGGAGCGGAGAGAGAGACTTGTGTTACACGCCCACACAAAAATCTTGAATTCTGAAATctagttaaaatatatttaatgcTACTTAACAAACTCTAATAAAAACTGCACAAACTGTCACAATAAACACCACCTACAGTAAAACctctataaattaatatagttgggaccggagaattctattaatttagagaggtattaattaatcgataaattaataattattaatttatagagaattttcggtagcaaacaaaattaacatttgattaaatttttattcacataaatttaaataaaatgaattgtacaatttatattttatacttaattcaattaattcaatgtatatgaatttagaaagtcaatgtaatgtacaatatattagattcaaagtccatgtagtgtataagttaaattcattgtattttacatagaaaatattcaatgtatattaggaaaattcaaagtacatgaattaatttaattcattgtattttacatagaaagtattcaatgtatgtgtagtcataaaatatattatatatactgtATATACTAGATTGGGGGAAAAATTATATAAACAAAACAATGGCTTCTCATCTAAAAGGTGTCACAAAATCAACAATGACGGATGAAGCAAGAAAAGCATTATGTGAATATAAAAGAGAAAATTCATCATGCACTCAAAAAGATCTCCAGTTGTGGCTCGAGAATAAGTTTCATCTAAAAGTTAGTCAAGGTACAATATCAAATACACTGAAAAGGTCAGCAGACTATCTTGCAGCTAATTACTTGGAGAAAAGAAAAGATATTAAGCGACATAAACCAGCAAAATATCCAGATATGGAGAAGGTTCTCTATGAATGGTTTCTCCAGTACCAAGATCGTGTTAATATGACAGGAGAGCTAATTTTAGAGAAGACAAAAGAGACCATGAAAATTTTATACCCTCAACAAGATCAGGAGCACACTTTTTCTCAAGGTTGGCTTGAGAAATTCAAGTTAAGACATGATATTAAGTCATTTCGTCGCTTTGGAGAAAGTGGTTCTGTTGATGTACAGGACATGGAGAAGAAACTGGAGTCCATAAGGGAAAAAATAAACCAGTTCCCTATGAAATATGTTTTTAACATGGACGAAACTGGTTTGTTTTACAGGTTACAAGCTGATCACTCTCTTGCTACGAAACAACTTGAAGGAAGAAAACAAGACAAAGAAAGGCTCACGGTTGTTATATGTTGCAATGAAGATGGCTCTGAAAAAATTCCTTTATGGATTATTGGAAAGTATGCAAAGCACTCAAGGCATCAAAAATGCTTAATAACTTTTTGATGCAACATGAAAGCACCACATCCGAGTTTTTCGATGCAATAAGGAAGATTAGGGATGAGCTtcatgttgatttaaattatatgaaaaagcaaactacaattgaatcatattttacaaagatgtaatagctatatttttatgaatataaaggaattattaatttatagttttattgggaccatatttttatacagggttttcaaaaaaattattatcttattatcttatcgaaattgatcattttttgaactggcccaagtcgggaccggacaaaattattaatttagagagattattaattaatcgagtaTTAATTTACAGAGGTTTTACTGTAATAAAGATTAATATCTTCAAGATACACATCAAGGTCACTATGCATGCCTTGCCGTTGCATTCCCTTCCTCATACAACATACCTAGACCAGTGTCATTAGATCTCTTGCTAGATCCAAAGCAAATTCTTGAGATTGAGAAAATTTTGAGATTAAAAGACAATACCATAGATATATACGGATCTCTGAATTCTAACATAATTACTATAGGCTCTCTATTTAGTTATCTTCAAGATACAACAGGTTTCCTTCATTACAACTATAAAATATCTGGTCCAAGTTATTAATTGCTCTCTGCTATAGCAAGGCAGACTCCGTTCATGACTTGCATTCAAGTCAAGAAGCAAAAAGAAACTCAATTTTCAAGCTCCATTAAAGACTAGTAAGAGTTATTAACAAGTTTTCTTAAGCAGCGCTAGGGGGAGACATTTTTTTCAAAGCAGTGTGTTTAAAGACAAGTTATAAAAGATTTTAAGAACACAATTGCCACCTCATGCGGGACAAATTTGATAAAAAAGTAAATATGAAACAAAAAAAATGAGAAGACAAACTAGCAAGTAATTGTTTGATTAGACCCAGGAGCATGTAGATCACTTGCAGAACTAGACCTCTGAAAATTTCACAAGGCCACTGCAACTTTGGAAACCAAGTGTCCTACCACAACTACGTAAAAGTTTTTTGCACTCACTCCTCTAAAACTTCAATCCAGAATGAATTGCGACAACTCCACCAACGAGATTTTCATATTCAACCTTCTGGAATCCAGCTTCTGAAATCAGTGAAGCAAATTTCTCctgcaataattttattttcaagGAAGTCATTTAGTTAACAGACTAGGAAAATCTAGTTACAATTTCCACTTTAATAaataacatattttttatttatgtgACTCGCGTCATGCCAGACTCAGACAGTTTCAGATTCTTAATGGGAAAAAACATATTCACTCTTCCTAATATCGAGAAACCTGCTAAGCCTACATACAGCCACAGGATTTTTCTGAAATGCATGGATGATGGCCATTTGGGTACGAGTGTATGACAAGCTCACTTGTTTTCCAGCTATCATTCCACTTAAATTGCAATTTCCATACGGCCACATCTCCACATTTTTAATTCATTATGTATATTGGCTTTATAATTATTTCCACGTGAGTACAAATATTAAAAGTATTTAGGTATATCACACGACGCCTTATacaaaataataaattatatCTAAGATTGATTACAAGCAATTATGTAGGAGAATTATAATTTAATtctataaaaattatttttagtcTAAAAGCTGAAGGTGGCATTTTTAAAACACGCCAAAGATATGATGGAACAGGATACACTAACTTATTAATATGCAAATTGAAGTCTGACTACATCAAAAATTTACATCCTCTGTTTTCTAATTATAAAATTTACTTCTGATAAATTGTCGCATTTGTTAGTTTGGCTGTGATACACATGGACCACACTCTTGTAGAAATGTCTTGAAACTTCAGTCAATCTCAGAATCTTGTGAGAAACAAAAATATTTCTGCTCCTCAAATCAAGATTCTTACGTATAAGTACCTCCAGCTGGATTGTCTTTCCTACTTGGTATAAGATCTCCACCATTTACAATATTCAAGATCCCTGTCTCTACTCTTCTCTTCTACTTGTCAGATAAAAAAACATTTCTTTTTGTACTCTACTGATAATCTGTTGATGATCGTACCACGCCACACTAACACTTTTACTCCCATATTTATATAAAtgctttattttattaatttttatttttttgcaaGTGTGTAAATCTTTTGAAATCATATTATGTAAGTTTATTACTGTATgtatttttaagaattttctttTAACTTTTTACAATTATATAGATTAGGACATGTGATGACCACACCAAACCATGCCACGTGAACTCTTTTACTCAATTATACATAAGGATATAATATGTAAGAAAATTTATACAGTGTATTCAATACGGCCTTATTAGCTAATAAGATTAAGAACATTTTTAATTAGCTAATAAGTTCAACTTACAAGATCAAAGCTTTAGATAATACCTTCTAATTCTAACAACACTACAACCCATACAGAATCAGCAATTACAAGTCTACCCCAAACAATAATTATGTTTAATACAATGCCTATAATGATTTCAGGTATTTTTATGTATATATCCCATCTAATTCGGGTGACTTGTACTATATTGGTCAGATTGATTTGTAAGGTTATAAATGGTGATTTATCTTTGGTATATTTTTTGGTGATTTATTCAGGTGACTTGTACTATATTGGTCGGATTGATTTGTAAGGTTGTAAATGGTGATTCATCTTTGGTATATTTTTTGGTGATTTGTACTATGCTATCAGGTGATCTATACAATTGAAATTGGTGATTTTTAAGGTCTGTGGAGTTTGTAGAATAATTTGTTTTGTAGTGGAACATGATCCTATATTTGTATATATGTTGCAAGTACCCTACAAACTTCAAATGTAATGCATTGCAAAATCATGTAGCATCTCCACGTCCATTCCAAATTGAGGAAACTCTCTCTACCTGCTT
This window contains:
- the LOC141674117 gene encoding CENP-B homolog protein 2-like — translated: MASHLKGVTKSTMTDEARKALCEYKRENSSCTQKDLQLWLENKFHLKVSQGTISNTLKRSADYLAANYLEKRKDIKRHKPAKYSDMEKVLYEWFLQYQDRVNMTGELILEKAKEIMKILYPQQDQEHTFSQGWLEKFKLRHGIKSFRRFGESGSVDVQDMEKKLESIREKINQFPMKDVFNMDETGLFYRLQADHSLATKQLEGRKQDKERLTVVICCNEDGSEKIPL
- the LOC141674118 gene encoding CENP-B homolog protein 2-like, encoding MASHLKGVTKSTMTDEARKALCEYKRENSSCTQKDLQLWLENKFHLKVSQGTISNTLKRSADYLAANYLEKRKDIKRHKPAKYPDMEKVLYEWFLQYQDRVNMTGELILEKTRHDIKSFRRFGESGSVDVQDMEKKLESIREKINQFPMKYVFNMDETGLFYRLQADHSLATKQLEGRKQDKERLTVVICCNEDGSEKIPLWIIGKYAKHSRHQKCLITF